From the genome of Streptomyces sp. V1I1, one region includes:
- a CDS encoding ester cyclase, which produces MDTTDLAHGLFRILETGDPALAADVVHEDFRNREAAGAPPACATPGPAGVLASGAWMRAAFSDMRLPVLGTARNDAQVWVRLRMQGRHTGAFVRFHDGVLDQAIPPTGREIDVEQIHVLDLRDGKVIGHEAVRDDITMLGQLGVFPPAPATALRMLTWRVTGRATRAATQVTAQTAEAAALLPHRPAGSADRV; this is translated from the coding sequence ATGGACACCACGGACCTGGCCCACGGGCTCTTCCGGATCCTCGAGACAGGGGATCCGGCCCTGGCCGCCGATGTGGTGCACGAGGACTTCCGCAATCGCGAAGCGGCCGGGGCGCCGCCGGCGTGCGCGACCCCGGGACCGGCAGGCGTGCTCGCCTCGGGCGCCTGGATGCGGGCCGCGTTCAGCGACATGCGGCTGCCCGTCCTCGGCACTGCCCGCAACGACGCACAGGTCTGGGTACGCCTGCGCATGCAGGGCCGCCACACCGGTGCCTTCGTCCGCTTCCACGACGGGGTCCTTGACCAGGCCATACCCCCCACTGGGCGGGAGATCGACGTCGAACAGATCCACGTGCTCGACCTCCGAGACGGCAAGGTGATCGGGCATGAAGCGGTGCGCGACGACATCACCATGCTCGGTCAGCTCGGCGTCTTTCCCCCGGCCCCGGCCACCGCGCTACGCATGCTCACCTGGCGGGTGACCGGACGAGCCACCCGCGCGGCCACCCAGGTCACGGCACAGACAGCCGAAGCAGCCGCCCTGCTGCCGCACAGGCCGGCTGGGAGCGCCGACCGGGTTTGA
- a CDS encoding TetR/AcrR family transcriptional regulator encodes MPSKRAYVSPLREQAAARTRALILQRAAELFAERGYGRVTVADIASAAGVASKTVFASVGSKGDILDRIVDQGVVASGYERSMRQLLALRTREAVLEALAHGTRRGNEGQFTVHEAIRKALPVHENGEALWERATAAYRDALHAASRHLHTLTPPPSCPVEETADLLWFWFGPTGWRTLVVENGWSWDRAEGFLHRTAVATLC; translated from the coding sequence ATGCCCTCCAAGCGCGCCTACGTCTCCCCCCTCCGCGAGCAGGCCGCCGCGCGGACCCGCGCGCTGATCCTGCAGCGAGCCGCCGAACTGTTTGCCGAGCGGGGTTATGGGCGGGTGACTGTCGCGGACATCGCCTCGGCGGCCGGGGTCGCGTCGAAGACCGTCTTCGCCAGCGTCGGGAGCAAGGGCGACATCCTGGACCGGATCGTCGACCAGGGCGTGGTCGCCTCCGGCTACGAACGGTCCATGCGGCAACTGCTCGCCCTGCGGACACGCGAAGCGGTGCTCGAAGCGCTGGCCCACGGCACGCGCAGGGGCAACGAGGGGCAGTTCACGGTGCACGAAGCGATCCGCAAGGCGCTGCCGGTCCACGAGAACGGCGAGGCACTGTGGGAGCGGGCCACCGCCGCCTACCGGGACGCACTCCACGCCGCCTCCCGCCATCTGCACACCCTGACTCCACCGCCCTCCTGCCCGGTGGAGGAGACTGCCGACCTGCTGTGGTTCTGGTTCGGCCCCACCGGCTGGCGCACCCTGGTGGTCGAGAACGGCTGGTCGTGGGACCGGGCCGAGGGCTTCCTTCACCGCACGGCCGTCGCCACCCTGTGCTGA
- a CDS encoding DUF6229 family protein, whose protein sequence is MHFASNASTDSVVSAWRSGAESAEGAGNPAGSLYIGGSATERGLTEIDVAALTCGTACSGSRTRPCC, encoded by the coding sequence ATGCACTTCGCATCGAATGCCTCTACGGACAGTGTGGTCAGCGCCTGGCGCTCCGGCGCCGAATCGGCCGAGGGCGCGGGCAATCCCGCGGGCTCCCTGTACATCGGCGGTTCCGCGACCGAACGTGGGCTCACCGAGATCGACGTGGCTGCGCTGACATGCGGCACCGCGTGCTCTGGATCGCGTACCCGGCCCTGTTGCTGA
- a CDS encoding calcium-binding protein translates to MDKALHRTVALLTTVFGFTLCLTGPASATPGTQPPGSAVAGTLVSKNGTSVTVTAAVGLGNTISVRQVGDTIRVRDTGDTIVAFGGCTAVSATEAVCPGAGSLTEVVVNAGDQADNVTSSLASPGVTLVGGAGDDSLQGGSANDTLEGDEGSDFLSGGDGNDTLIGASGPDRIFGGAGNDSIEGRASSDVINAGAGNDVVSGGNGGDQVIAGTGNDFVEGGAGRDSINAVDEVSGNDYVQGGTEVDSCTADLGDSVTECP, encoded by the coding sequence ATGGACAAGGCGCTTCATCGCACCGTTGCGCTCCTGACAACGGTGTTCGGCTTCACGCTGTGCCTCACCGGCCCGGCGAGTGCGACCCCCGGTACCCAGCCGCCCGGCTCCGCTGTGGCCGGCACGCTGGTGAGCAAGAACGGCACGTCGGTCACCGTCACCGCCGCCGTGGGCCTGGGCAACACCATCTCCGTGCGGCAGGTCGGCGACACGATCCGGGTGAGGGACACCGGTGACACCATCGTGGCTTTCGGCGGGTGCACCGCGGTCAGCGCCACAGAGGCCGTCTGTCCGGGCGCCGGCAGCCTCACCGAGGTTGTCGTCAACGCCGGTGACCAGGCCGACAACGTCACTTCCTCCCTGGCGAGTCCGGGGGTAACCCTCGTCGGTGGCGCGGGTGACGACAGCCTCCAGGGCGGCAGCGCCAACGACACTCTGGAAGGCGACGAAGGCTCCGACTTCCTCTCGGGTGGAGACGGCAACGACACGCTCATCGGCGCCAGCGGCCCGGACCGGATCTTCGGCGGCGCCGGGAACGACTCGATCGAGGGCCGGGCCAGCTCCGACGTCATCAACGCAGGCGCCGGGAACGACGTGGTGAGCGGTGGCAACGGCGGCGACCAGGTGATCGCGGGCACCGGCAACGACTTCGTGGAAGGGGGCGCGGGCCGGGACAGCATCAACGCCGTCGACGAGGTCAGCGGCAACGACTACGTCCAGGGGGGCACAGAGGTCGACAGCTGCACGGCCGACCTGGGCGACAGTGTCACAGAGTGCCCGTGA